The genomic interval CACCGGTGTCGACGACATCCAGACCGCGCTTCAGGCCTTCGGTCGAGCCCATCGCAATGGTACGAACCACGCCGTCGCCCAGCTGCTGCTGGACTTCGAGGGTGGTTTCCGCGCCTTGTACTTTCAGCGCGTTGTATACACTCGGCACGACGTCACGTGGGAATTCCACGTCGATGACGGCGCCGATGATTTGAACGATACGTCCGCTACTCATAGCTGGATCCTCTGAATATTTGAACCGTTAAACCGCGGCAGCGCCGCCGACGATTTCCGAGATCTCCTGGGTGATCGCAGCCTGACGCGCCTTGTTGTAGATCAACTGAAGCTCTTTGATCAAATCACCGGCGTTGTCTGTGGCGTTCTTCATCGCGATCATCCGGGCCGCTTGTTCAGCAGCGTTGTTCTCGACCACCGCCTGGTACACCTGCGACTCCACGTAACGCACCATCAAGCCGTCCAGCAGCTCTTTTGCGTCGGGTTCGTACAGGTAATCCCAGTGATGCTTGAGATCCTGATCCGGGGTTGCCACCAACGGTACCAATTGCTCGACCGTTGGCTTCTGGGTCATGGTGTTGATGAACTTGTTCGAAACCACGGAGAGGCGATCGATACGGCCGTCCAGGTAGGCGTCCAGCATCACTTTGACGGAGCCGATCAGATCGTTGATCGATGGCTCTTCACCCAAGTGGCTGATCGCTGCTACGACGTTACCGCCAAAGATGCGGAAGAAAGTCGCACCCTTGCTGCCGATCACGCACAGGTCGATTTCCACGCCCTGTTCGCGGTTTGCGTTCATGTCCTTGACCAGGGCCTTGAACAGGTTGGTGTTCAAGCCACCGCACAGACCACGGTCACTGCTCACCACGATATAACCGGTGCGCTTTACAGGGCGCTCGATCATGAATGGGTGGCGGTATTCCGGGTTGGCGTTGGCCAGATGACCGATCACCTGGCGGATACGCTCCGCGTAAGGACGGCTAGCAGCCATGCGCATTTGTGCCTTGCGCATCTTGCTGACCGCCACTTTCTCCATGGCGCTGGTAATTTTTTGCGTGCTTTTGATGCTCGCAATCTTACTGCGAATCTCTTTTGCGCCTGCCATGTATCACCTATCAGGTTAGCAAGCGGGGGCCTGAGCCCCCGCTGCGGCTTACCAGGTCTGGGTGGCCTTGAACTTCTCGATACCGGCTTTCAGGCCTGCGTCGATTTCGTCGTTGAAGTCACCCTTCACGTTGATCTTCGCCATCAGTTCAGCGTGATCACGGTTGAAGAAGGCGATCAGTGCTTGCTCGAAGCTGCCGATCTTGGAGACTTCTACGTCAGTCAGGAAGCCACGCTCAGCGGCGTACAGCGACAGAGCCATGTCCGCAATGGACATCGGCGCATACTGCTTCTGCTTCATCAGCTCGGTAACGCGCTGACCATGCTCCAGCTGCTTGCGGGTCGCCTCGTCCAGATCGGACGCGAACTGGGCGAATGCAGCCAGTTCACGGTACTGAGCCAGCGCGGTACGAATACCACCGGACAGCTTCTTGATGATCTTGGTCTGAGCGGCACCACCCACACGGGATACCGAAACACCGGCGTTCACTGCAGGGCGGATGCCCGAGTTGAACATGGCCGATTCCAGGAAGATCTGACCGTCGGTGATGGAAATCACGTTGGTCGGAACGAACGCGGAAACGTCGCCTGCCTGGGTTTCGATGATCGGCAGAGCGGTCAGGGAACCGGTTTTGCCAGTGACAGCACCGTTGGTGAACTTCTCGACGTACTCTTCCGAAACGCGCGATGCACGCTCCAGCAGACGGGAGTGGAGATAGAACACGTCGCCTGGGTACGCTTCACGTCCTGGTGGACGGCGCAGCAACAGGGAGATCTGACGGTAGGCAACGGCCTGCTTGGACAGGTCATCGTAAACGATCAGTGCGTCTTCACCGCGGTCACGGAAGAACTCGCCCATGGTGCAACCGGCGTATGGCGCCAGGAATTGCAGTGCGGCGGATTCCGAAGCACTGGCAACAACCACGATGGTGTTGGCCAGGGCGCCGTTTTCTTCCAGCTTGCGAACGATGTTGGCAACGGTGGAACGCTTCTGGCCGACAGCTACATAAACACAGAAAATACCGGAGTCTTTCTGGTTGATGATGGCGTCGATGGCCATGGCGGTCTTGCCGATCTGACGGTCGCCAATGATCAGCTCACGCTGGCCACGGCCGACAGGGATCATGGCGTCGACGGATTTGTAGCCAGTCTGTACAGGCTGGTCTACCGACTTACGCCAGATCACGCCTGGAGCAACTTTTTCGACCGCGTCGGTCTGGGTGTTGCCCAGAGGACCTTTGCCGTCGATCGGGTTACCCAGTGCGTCGACGACGCGACCCAGCAGTTCCTTACCAACCGGAACTTCCAGGATGCGGCCGGTGCACTTGGCGCTCATGCCTTCGGCGAGGGTGTCGTAGGCACCCAGGATCACTGCACCTACGGAGTCTTGCTCCAGGTTCAGTGCCATGCCGTAGACGCCGCCCGGGAACTCGATCATTTCGCCGTACATGACGTCGGCCAGACCGTGGATCCGCACGATACCGTCGGAAACCGAAACGACGGTACCTTCGTTACGGGCTTGGGAGCTCACATCGAGGTTGTCGATGCGGCCCTTGATGATTTCACTAATTTCGGAAGGATTGAGTTGCTGCATTGCTCTGCTGCCCCTTCAAACTCAAGATTTCAATGCTTCGGCCAGTTTCGCGATTTTGCCGCGAACAGAGCCATCGATTACCAGGTCACCAGCGCGGATGACGACGCCGCCAATCAGGCTGGCATCCTCCGACGCGTGCAGGCGCACTTCCTGGCCTAACCGTGCACTGAGAACCTTGGCGAGTTTGTCTTGCTGTTCTTGGTTCAACGCGAAGGCACTGGTGACTTCCACGTCCACGGATTTCTCTTGTTCTGCCTTGTACAGGTCAAACAGAGCGGCAATCTCCGGCAGAAGCAGGAGACGGTCGTTTTCCGCGGCAACATGAATGAAATTCTGTGCCTGTGCATTGAACTTGTCACCGCACACGTCAATGAACGTGGCGGCCTTTTCTGCGCTCGTCAGTCGCGGGGCCTTGAGCAGGCGCTGCATGGTGTCGTCTTGCGACACCGCAGCAGCCAGGCCGAGCATGGCTGACCAATTGGCCAGTTGCTGATGGGCCTGGGCATGCTCAAAGGCAGCCTTAGCGTAAGGTCGGGCCAACGTGGTCAGTTCTGCCATGATCGCCCTCGCTTAAATTTCAGCGGCCAGTTTGTTAACCAGCTCCGCATGCGCGTTTTGATCGATTGTGGCGCCAAGGATCTTTTCAGCACCGCCAACGGCCAGAGCACCCACTTGGGCACGCAGGGCGTCTTTAGCGCTGTTCAGTTCCTGTTCGATCTCGGCCAGAGCCTGAGCCTTCACACGGTCAGCTTCGACGCGGGCCTGTTCACGGGCTTCCTCGACAAGCTGAGCAGCGCGTTTCTTGCTTTGCTCAATGATTTCGGCTGCCTGGGCTTTAGCTTCACGCAGTTGCTGGCCCGCTTTCTCTTGGGCCAGCTCCAGGTCGCGAGCTGCGCGGTTGGCAGCGTCCAAGCCGTCGGCAATCTTCTTTTGGCGCTCTTGCAGGGCAGTGATGACCGGAGGCCATACATACTTCATGCAGAAGAGTACAAAAATCAGGAAAGCAACGGATTGGCCAATCAGGGTTGCATTAATGTTCACGCCAACACCTCGCTCGGTCTTAATTCATACAGCCATCAACTCGTGGTGACGAGTGATTAGCCGGCGATCTGACCAACGAACGGATTCGCGAAGGTGAAGAACAGAGCGATACCAACACCGATCATGGTTACGGCGTCGAGCAGACCGGCAACGATGAACATTTTAACCTGCAGCATCGGAACCATTTCTGGTTGACGAGCAGCGCCTTCCAGGAATTTGCCGCCCAGCAGGCCGAAACCAATGGCGGTACCCAGAGCACCCAGGCCGATCAGCAGAGCAACAGCGATAGCGGTCAGACCAACTACAGTTTCCATCTTTCCTCCCGACTTTTACGTCGTATTGGTTAGGTTTTTAGTTTGAAGCGGTAAAACAAATCGTTTGGTACAGCATGCCCTTGCGGACTTTTTAAGCCCTCCCCCCGAACGGGCGGGGAAGGCTATCAGACACGCCAGGCGGTCTTAATGGTTATCTTCGTGCGCCATCGACAGGTAGACGATGGTCAGCATCATGAAGATGAAAGCTTGCAGGGTGATGATCAGGATGTGGAACACAGCCCACGCCCATTGCAGCACCACACCCAGGCCGCTGAGCCACAGCAGGCCGGAGCCGAACATCACAGCGATCAGGATGAACACCAGTTCGCCGGCATACATGTTGCCGAACAGACGCAGTGCCAGCGAGATCGGCTTGGCGATCAGGGTGACGAATTCCAGCAGGAAGTTGACCGGAATCAGCAGGATCTGCACGAAGATGTTCTTGCTGCCGAACGGGTGCAGGGTCAGCTCACCGATGAAGCCGCCCAGGCCCTTGACCTTGATGCTGTAGAAGATGATCAGGGCAAACACGCTGAAGGCCATGGCCAGGGTCGCGTTCGGGTCGGTGGTCGACACGGCGCGGAACGGAATGTGCGGATCACCGGAGATCAGGATGGCCAGCTGAGGAATCCAGTCGACCGGTACCAGGTCGACGGCGTTCATCAGGAATACCCAGACGAAGATGGTCAGCGCCAGCGGTGCGATTACCGGGCTACGGCCGTGGAAGGAGTCCTTCACGCTGCCGTTGACGAAATCGACCATCACTTCCACGAAGTTCTGCAGACCGCCAGGCTGGCCGGAAGTCGCCTTCTTTGCCGCCATGCGGAAAATGAACAGGAAGATCAGACCCAGCGCGACGGACCAACCCAGGGTGTCCAGGTGGAACGCCCAGAAGCCCATTGCCTTGGCTTCTGCAGCCGAATGGGCAAAGCCCCAGCTGCCGTCTGGTAGTTGACCGTAGGTCAGGTTCTGCAAGTGGTGCTGGATATAGCCCGAAGCGGTTTCTGCTGCCATGGTTGCCTCAAACGCCCTAAGGTCTCGAAAGTCTTTTATTCATCAGCAGGGGCGCGAACCAGCTGACCAAAAGGGTCAACACGAAGACGCCGAATACTGCTAACGGCGCCAGTGGCTTCACTCCTGCGAAGGTCAGTGCAAAAAGCACTGCCGTCAAAATCATCTTGCCTGCCTCGCCAGCGTAAAACGACTTGACGATGGCTTGTGCTGCCCGAGCTCCGCTGAAGCGAAAAGCCTTCCAGGCGAAATACACATTGGGCAGCCACGCAATCAAACCTCCGCAAAGGCCTGAATATCCACTGACCGCCCCTTTCCACTGCCACAACACCAGGGTTGCCAGCAGCAGTACGACGAATTGAGCCAGCAGTACCGGAAAAACCGCCCAGCGATGGAAAGGCAGGCGGTTTGGCGTGCGGATTTCCATCACAACTGCTCCTCGGAAGTCGACCAACAAGTCAGCTATGACTTGGCATAATTTGTGCCGACAAAATGCGCGCAGAGTATAGGGGTGGATTAACCCCTATTCAACTCTTCGTAGTGATTTCCGACTGCGCGCTACAACAGGAATTGTTTCAGCGGATGTGAGCAAGCACGCCTTGCAACTCGTCAAGCGAGTTATAACGAATAACCAACTGCCCCTTGCCCTTGTTGCCATGACGGATCTGAACGGCCGAGCCCAGGCGCTCTGCGAGCCGCTGTTCAAGGCGTGCGATATCCGGATCAGGTTTGCTCGGTTCGACCGGATCAGGCTTGTCACTGAGCCACTGACGAACCAGTGCCTCGGTTTGGCGCACAGTGAGGCCACGTGCGACAACATGACGCGCCCCCTCCTCCTGACGATTCTCGTCCAGGCCGAGCAATGCGCGTGCGTGCCCCATCTCCAGGTCGCCGTGGGCGAGCATGGTCTTGATCGCCTCAGGCAAGGTGATCAGGCGCAGCAGGTT from Pseudomonas fortuita carries:
- the atpG gene encoding F0F1 ATP synthase subunit gamma encodes the protein MAGAKEIRSKIASIKSTQKITSAMEKVAVSKMRKAQMRMAASRPYAERIRQVIGHLANANPEYRHPFMIERPVKRTGYIVVSSDRGLCGGLNTNLFKALVKDMNANREQGVEIDLCVIGSKGATFFRIFGGNVVAAISHLGEEPSINDLIGSVKVMLDAYLDGRIDRLSVVSNKFINTMTQKPTVEQLVPLVATPDQDLKHHWDYLYEPDAKELLDGLMVRYVESQVYQAVVENNAAEQAARMIAMKNATDNAGDLIKELQLIYNKARQAAITQEISEIVGGAAAV
- the atpA gene encoding F0F1 ATP synthase subunit alpha: MQQLNPSEISEIIKGRIDNLDVSSQARNEGTVVSVSDGIVRIHGLADVMYGEMIEFPGGVYGMALNLEQDSVGAVILGAYDTLAEGMSAKCTGRILEVPVGKELLGRVVDALGNPIDGKGPLGNTQTDAVEKVAPGVIWRKSVDQPVQTGYKSVDAMIPVGRGQRELIIGDRQIGKTAMAIDAIINQKDSGIFCVYVAVGQKRSTVANIVRKLEENGALANTIVVVASASESAALQFLAPYAGCTMGEFFRDRGEDALIVYDDLSKQAVAYRQISLLLRRPPGREAYPGDVFYLHSRLLERASRVSEEYVEKFTNGAVTGKTGSLTALPIIETQAGDVSAFVPTNVISITDGQIFLESAMFNSGIRPAVNAGVSVSRVGGAAQTKIIKKLSGGIRTALAQYRELAAFAQFASDLDEATRKQLEHGQRVTELMKQKQYAPMSIADMALSLYAAERGFLTDVEVSKIGSFEQALIAFFNRDHAELMAKINVKGDFNDEIDAGLKAGIEKFKATQTW
- a CDS encoding F0F1 ATP synthase subunit delta, encoding MAELTTLARPYAKAAFEHAQAHQQLANWSAMLGLAAAVSQDDTMQRLLKAPRLTSAEKAATFIDVCGDKFNAQAQNFIHVAAENDRLLLLPEIAALFDLYKAEQEKSVDVEVTSAFALNQEQQDKLAKVLSARLGQEVRLHASEDASLIGGVVIRAGDLVIDGSVRGKIAKLAEALKS
- a CDS encoding F0F1 ATP synthase subunit B; this encodes MNINATLIGQSVAFLIFVLFCMKYVWPPVITALQERQKKIADGLDAANRAARDLELAQEKAGQQLREAKAQAAEIIEQSKKRAAQLVEEAREQARVEADRVKAQALAEIEQELNSAKDALRAQVGALAVGGAEKILGATIDQNAHAELVNKLAAEI
- the atpE gene encoding F0F1 ATP synthase subunit C produces the protein METVVGLTAIAVALLIGLGALGTAIGFGLLGGKFLEGAARQPEMVPMLQVKMFIVAGLLDAVTMIGVGIALFFTFANPFVGQIAG
- the atpB gene encoding F0F1 ATP synthase subunit A is translated as MAAETASGYIQHHLQNLTYGQLPDGSWGFAHSAAEAKAMGFWAFHLDTLGWSVALGLIFLFIFRMAAKKATSGQPGGLQNFVEVMVDFVNGSVKDSFHGRSPVIAPLALTIFVWVFLMNAVDLVPVDWIPQLAILISGDPHIPFRAVSTTDPNATLAMAFSVFALIIFYSIKVKGLGGFIGELTLHPFGSKNIFVQILLIPVNFLLEFVTLIAKPISLALRLFGNMYAGELVFILIAVMFGSGLLWLSGLGVVLQWAWAVFHILIITLQAFIFMMLTIVYLSMAHEDNH
- a CDS encoding F0F1 ATP synthase subunit I; translation: MEIRTPNRLPFHRWAVFPVLLAQFVVLLLATLVLWQWKGAVSGYSGLCGGLIAWLPNVYFAWKAFRFSGARAAQAIVKSFYAGEAGKMILTAVLFALTFAGVKPLAPLAVFGVFVLTLLVSWFAPLLMNKRLSRP